One genomic segment of Nothobranchius furzeri strain GRZ-AD chromosome 10, NfurGRZ-RIMD1, whole genome shotgun sequence includes these proteins:
- the dbn1 gene encoding drebrin isoform X4, translating into MAVNLSKNRLALLTAYQDVIDETSDTDWAVYTYEDDDSNDLKLASSGGGGLAEITLTFDNGRVMYGFCSLKEATAALPRYILINWVGEDVPDARKCACASHVATVADFFQGVEVIINASSLEDIDPMAIGQRLVNGTVAVASPVLSRLKTRDEENADVGTVYQKTNAEVEMKKINREEFWEQAKREEELRKEEEKKKAAEEQQRYEEERMELEKKEQENRERRYRERERQIEEHRKKMQEEEEARERLRNQIIIASEPSIEELHLDKKESEVEEAKAIIAQRSGNPREFFKQKERAMTISIDASPVSIHRTECIMAAVSPIPKIVTTPIKEDFSREEENHRDSRPQPEQKQPLQESAPTKPVQSVAPQTHDISGFSPWESETDNLVDLLDSSSNPTTNLAQTSQSSNLVDLMGDSDVLHDDIQPIAAAGRPQPLLSFDEVIDGSFCSGTGTEDDPSSLVDVTGSDQMTLSYQHALQHASGEGQDLDDGQLLMTNGETLLKEGTQASEGYFSQSQEEEFGQSEESSAKPAPIFYNKPPEIDITCWDTDPVVDDDED; encoded by the exons GGCCGTGTACACGTACGAGGACGATGACAGTAACGACCTGAAGCTGGCTTCATCCGGAG GAGGCGGTCTGGCAGAGATCACGCTGACCTTCGACAATGGCCGGGTGATGTACGGCTTCTGCAGCCTGAAGGAAGCCACCGCCGCTCTGCCGCGATACATCCTCATCAACTGG GTCGGGGAGGACGTACCAGATGCCAGGAAGTGTGCCTGTGCCAGTCATGTCGCCACTGTGGCAGACTTCTTCCAG GGCGTGGAGGTCATCATCAACGCCAGCAGTCTGGAGGACATCGACCCAATGGCCATCGGGCAGCGGCTGGTCAATGGGACGGTGGCGGTGGCGAGCCCGGTTCTGAGTCGCCTGAAAACCAGAGACGAAGAAAACGCGGATGTG GGCACTGTATACCAGAAGACTAATGCAGAGGTGGAGATGAAGAAAATCAATAGAGAGGAGTTTTGGGAGCAGGCCAAG cgtgaagaggagctgaggaaggaggaggagaagaagaaggctgCAGAAGAGCAGCAGCGCTATGAGGAGGAGCGAATGGAGCTGGAGAAGAAGGAGCAGGAGAACCGAGAGAGGAGGTACCGCGAGAGGGAGCGGCAGATCGAGGAGCACAG GAAGAAGATGCAGGAAGAGGAGGAAGCCAGAGAGAGGTTGCGGAACCAGATCATCATA GCATCTGAACCGAGCATCGAGGAGCTTCACCTGGACAAGAAGGAGTCAGAGGTGGAG GAAGCAAAGGCCATCATTGCTCAGCGGTCGGGAAATCCTCGAGAGTTTTTTAAACAGAAGGAGAGAGCTATGACCATCAGCATCGACGCCTCGCCCGTCTCCATCCACAGGACCG AGTGTATCATGGCTGCCGTTTCGCCCATTCCTAAAATAGTCACAACACCGATTAAAGAGGACTTCAGCAGGGAGGAGGAGAATCATCGAG ATTCGAGGCCTCAGCCGGAGCAGAAACAGCCCCTACAGGAGTCAGCACCCACCAAACCCGTGCAGAGTGTCGCCCCACAGACCCATGACATCTCCGGGTTTTCTCCGTGGGAGTCCGAGACAGACAACCTGGTCGATCTGTTGGATAGCAGCTCCAACCCTACCACCAACCTTGCTCAGACCTCTCAGTCCTCCAACCTGGTAGACCTGATGGGAGACTCTGATGTGCTTCATGACGACATCCAGCCTATCGCCGCCGCTGGCAGACCTCAGCCCCTCCTCAGCTTCGACGAGGTGATTGACGGGAGCTTCTGCTCGGGCACCGGCACCGAAGACGACCCATCCAGTCTGGTGGACGTGACTGGCTCTGACCAGATGACCCTCAGCTACCAGCATGCACTGCAGCATGCCTCTGGGGAGGGGCAGGATCTGGATGATGGACAGCTGCTGATGACCAATGGGGAGACACTACTGAAAGAAGGAACACAG GCAAGTGAGGGATATTTCAGCCAATCACAGGAGGAAGAatttggccaatcagaggagtcCTCAGCTAAGCCAGCACCAATCTTTTATAACAAGCCCCCAG
- the dbn1 gene encoding drebrin isoform X1: protein MAVNLSKNRLALLTAYQDVIDETSDTDWAVYTYEDDDSNDLKLASSGGGGLAEITLTFDNGRVMYGFCSLKEATAALPRYILINWVGEDVPDARKCACASHVATVADFFQGVEVIINASSLEDIDPMAIGQRLVNGTVAVASPVLSRLKTRDEENADVGTVYQKTNAEVEMKKINREEFWEQAKREEELRKEEEKKKAAEEQQRYEEERMELEKKEQENRERRYRERERQIEEHRKKMQEEEEARERLRNQIIIASEPSIEELHLDKKESEVEEAKAIIAQRSGNPREFFKQKERAMTISIDASPVSIHRTGRLDSPFLRQQHNPSSPSTTTPPRGVSPLRTPPHARTQPAAAAGDDDDDDCDEMSTECIMAAVSPIPKIVTTPIKEDFSREEENHRDSRPQPEQKQPLQESAPTKPVQSVAPQTHDISGFSPWESETDNLVDLLDSSSNPTTNLAQTSQSSNLVDLMGDSDVLHDDIQPIAAAGRPQPLLSFDEVIDGSFCSGTGTEDDPSSLVDVTGSDQMTLSYQHALQHASGEGQDLDDGQLLMTNGETLLKEGTQASEGYFSQSQEEEFGQSEESSAKPAPIFYNKPPEIDITCWDTDPVVDDDED from the exons GGCCGTGTACACGTACGAGGACGATGACAGTAACGACCTGAAGCTGGCTTCATCCGGAG GAGGCGGTCTGGCAGAGATCACGCTGACCTTCGACAATGGCCGGGTGATGTACGGCTTCTGCAGCCTGAAGGAAGCCACCGCCGCTCTGCCGCGATACATCCTCATCAACTGG GTCGGGGAGGACGTACCAGATGCCAGGAAGTGTGCCTGTGCCAGTCATGTCGCCACTGTGGCAGACTTCTTCCAG GGCGTGGAGGTCATCATCAACGCCAGCAGTCTGGAGGACATCGACCCAATGGCCATCGGGCAGCGGCTGGTCAATGGGACGGTGGCGGTGGCGAGCCCGGTTCTGAGTCGCCTGAAAACCAGAGACGAAGAAAACGCGGATGTG GGCACTGTATACCAGAAGACTAATGCAGAGGTGGAGATGAAGAAAATCAATAGAGAGGAGTTTTGGGAGCAGGCCAAG cgtgaagaggagctgaggaaggaggaggagaagaagaaggctgCAGAAGAGCAGCAGCGCTATGAGGAGGAGCGAATGGAGCTGGAGAAGAAGGAGCAGGAGAACCGAGAGAGGAGGTACCGCGAGAGGGAGCGGCAGATCGAGGAGCACAG GAAGAAGATGCAGGAAGAGGAGGAAGCCAGAGAGAGGTTGCGGAACCAGATCATCATA GCATCTGAACCGAGCATCGAGGAGCTTCACCTGGACAAGAAGGAGTCAGAGGTGGAG GAAGCAAAGGCCATCATTGCTCAGCGGTCGGGAAATCCTCGAGAGTTTTTTAAACAGAAGGAGAGAGCTATGACCATCAGCATCGACGCCTCGCCCGTCTCCATCCACAGGACCG GCCGATTGGACAGCCCATTCTTGAGGCAGCAGCACAATCCCAGCAGCCCCAGTACTACCACCCCGCCCAGGGGCGTGTCGCCCCTCCGCACGCCTCCACACGCACGGACGCAGCCCGCCGCTGCAGCCG gggatgacgacgacgatgactGTGATGAAATGAGCACAGAGTGTATCATGGCTGCCGTTTCGCCCATTCCTAAAATAGTCACAACACCGATTAAAGAGGACTTCAGCAGGGAGGAGGAGAATCATCGAG ATTCGAGGCCTCAGCCGGAGCAGAAACAGCCCCTACAGGAGTCAGCACCCACCAAACCCGTGCAGAGTGTCGCCCCACAGACCCATGACATCTCCGGGTTTTCTCCGTGGGAGTCCGAGACAGACAACCTGGTCGATCTGTTGGATAGCAGCTCCAACCCTACCACCAACCTTGCTCAGACCTCTCAGTCCTCCAACCTGGTAGACCTGATGGGAGACTCTGATGTGCTTCATGACGACATCCAGCCTATCGCCGCCGCTGGCAGACCTCAGCCCCTCCTCAGCTTCGACGAGGTGATTGACGGGAGCTTCTGCTCGGGCACCGGCACCGAAGACGACCCATCCAGTCTGGTGGACGTGACTGGCTCTGACCAGATGACCCTCAGCTACCAGCATGCACTGCAGCATGCCTCTGGGGAGGGGCAGGATCTGGATGATGGACAGCTGCTGATGACCAATGGGGAGACACTACTGAAAGAAGGAACACAG GCAAGTGAGGGATATTTCAGCCAATCACAGGAGGAAGAatttggccaatcagaggagtcCTCAGCTAAGCCAGCACCAATCTTTTATAACAAGCCCCCAG
- the dbn1 gene encoding drebrin isoform X2 has translation MAVNLSKNRLALLTAYQDVIDETSDTDWAVYTYEDDDSNDLKLASSGGGGLAEITLTFDNGRVMYGFCSLKEATAALPRYILINWVGEDVPDARKCACASHVATVADFFQGVEVIINASSLEDIDPMAIGQRLVNGTVAVASPVLSRLKTRDEENADVGTVYQKTNAEVEMKKINREEFWEQAKREEELRKEEEKKKAAEEQQRYEEERMELEKKEQENRERRYRERERQIEEHRKKMQEEEEARERLRNQIIIASEPSIEELHLDKKESEVEEAKAIIAQRSGNPREFFKQKERAMTISIDASPVSIHRTGRLDSPFLRQQHNPSSPSTTTPPRGVSPLRTPPHARTQPAAAAECIMAAVSPIPKIVTTPIKEDFSREEENHRDSRPQPEQKQPLQESAPTKPVQSVAPQTHDISGFSPWESETDNLVDLLDSSSNPTTNLAQTSQSSNLVDLMGDSDVLHDDIQPIAAAGRPQPLLSFDEVIDGSFCSGTGTEDDPSSLVDVTGSDQMTLSYQHALQHASGEGQDLDDGQLLMTNGETLLKEGTQASEGYFSQSQEEEFGQSEESSAKPAPIFYNKPPEIDITCWDTDPVVDDDED, from the exons GGCCGTGTACACGTACGAGGACGATGACAGTAACGACCTGAAGCTGGCTTCATCCGGAG GAGGCGGTCTGGCAGAGATCACGCTGACCTTCGACAATGGCCGGGTGATGTACGGCTTCTGCAGCCTGAAGGAAGCCACCGCCGCTCTGCCGCGATACATCCTCATCAACTGG GTCGGGGAGGACGTACCAGATGCCAGGAAGTGTGCCTGTGCCAGTCATGTCGCCACTGTGGCAGACTTCTTCCAG GGCGTGGAGGTCATCATCAACGCCAGCAGTCTGGAGGACATCGACCCAATGGCCATCGGGCAGCGGCTGGTCAATGGGACGGTGGCGGTGGCGAGCCCGGTTCTGAGTCGCCTGAAAACCAGAGACGAAGAAAACGCGGATGTG GGCACTGTATACCAGAAGACTAATGCAGAGGTGGAGATGAAGAAAATCAATAGAGAGGAGTTTTGGGAGCAGGCCAAG cgtgaagaggagctgaggaaggaggaggagaagaagaaggctgCAGAAGAGCAGCAGCGCTATGAGGAGGAGCGAATGGAGCTGGAGAAGAAGGAGCAGGAGAACCGAGAGAGGAGGTACCGCGAGAGGGAGCGGCAGATCGAGGAGCACAG GAAGAAGATGCAGGAAGAGGAGGAAGCCAGAGAGAGGTTGCGGAACCAGATCATCATA GCATCTGAACCGAGCATCGAGGAGCTTCACCTGGACAAGAAGGAGTCAGAGGTGGAG GAAGCAAAGGCCATCATTGCTCAGCGGTCGGGAAATCCTCGAGAGTTTTTTAAACAGAAGGAGAGAGCTATGACCATCAGCATCGACGCCTCGCCCGTCTCCATCCACAGGACCG GCCGATTGGACAGCCCATTCTTGAGGCAGCAGCACAATCCCAGCAGCCCCAGTACTACCACCCCGCCCAGGGGCGTGTCGCCCCTCCGCACGCCTCCACACGCACGGACGCAGCCCGCCGCTGCAGCCG AGTGTATCATGGCTGCCGTTTCGCCCATTCCTAAAATAGTCACAACACCGATTAAAGAGGACTTCAGCAGGGAGGAGGAGAATCATCGAG ATTCGAGGCCTCAGCCGGAGCAGAAACAGCCCCTACAGGAGTCAGCACCCACCAAACCCGTGCAGAGTGTCGCCCCACAGACCCATGACATCTCCGGGTTTTCTCCGTGGGAGTCCGAGACAGACAACCTGGTCGATCTGTTGGATAGCAGCTCCAACCCTACCACCAACCTTGCTCAGACCTCTCAGTCCTCCAACCTGGTAGACCTGATGGGAGACTCTGATGTGCTTCATGACGACATCCAGCCTATCGCCGCCGCTGGCAGACCTCAGCCCCTCCTCAGCTTCGACGAGGTGATTGACGGGAGCTTCTGCTCGGGCACCGGCACCGAAGACGACCCATCCAGTCTGGTGGACGTGACTGGCTCTGACCAGATGACCCTCAGCTACCAGCATGCACTGCAGCATGCCTCTGGGGAGGGGCAGGATCTGGATGATGGACAGCTGCTGATGACCAATGGGGAGACACTACTGAAAGAAGGAACACAG GCAAGTGAGGGATATTTCAGCCAATCACAGGAGGAAGAatttggccaatcagaggagtcCTCAGCTAAGCCAGCACCAATCTTTTATAACAAGCCCCCAG
- the dbn1 gene encoding drebrin isoform X3, with the protein MAVNLSKNRLALLTAYQDVIDETSDTDWAVYTYEDDDSNDLKLASSGGGGLAEITLTFDNGRVMYGFCSLKEATAALPRYILINWVGEDVPDARKCACASHVATVADFFQGVEVIINASSLEDIDPMAIGQRLVNGTVAVASPVLSRLKTRDEENADVGTVYQKTNAEVEMKKINREEFWEQAKREEELRKEEEKKKAAEEQQRYEEERMELEKKEQENRERRYRERERQIEEHRKKMQEEEEARERLRNQIIIASEPSIEELHLDKKESEVEEAKAIIAQRSGNPREFFKQKERAMTISIDASPVSIHRTGDDDDDDCDEMSTECIMAAVSPIPKIVTTPIKEDFSREEENHRDSRPQPEQKQPLQESAPTKPVQSVAPQTHDISGFSPWESETDNLVDLLDSSSNPTTNLAQTSQSSNLVDLMGDSDVLHDDIQPIAAAGRPQPLLSFDEVIDGSFCSGTGTEDDPSSLVDVTGSDQMTLSYQHALQHASGEGQDLDDGQLLMTNGETLLKEGTQASEGYFSQSQEEEFGQSEESSAKPAPIFYNKPPEIDITCWDTDPVVDDDED; encoded by the exons GGCCGTGTACACGTACGAGGACGATGACAGTAACGACCTGAAGCTGGCTTCATCCGGAG GAGGCGGTCTGGCAGAGATCACGCTGACCTTCGACAATGGCCGGGTGATGTACGGCTTCTGCAGCCTGAAGGAAGCCACCGCCGCTCTGCCGCGATACATCCTCATCAACTGG GTCGGGGAGGACGTACCAGATGCCAGGAAGTGTGCCTGTGCCAGTCATGTCGCCACTGTGGCAGACTTCTTCCAG GGCGTGGAGGTCATCATCAACGCCAGCAGTCTGGAGGACATCGACCCAATGGCCATCGGGCAGCGGCTGGTCAATGGGACGGTGGCGGTGGCGAGCCCGGTTCTGAGTCGCCTGAAAACCAGAGACGAAGAAAACGCGGATGTG GGCACTGTATACCAGAAGACTAATGCAGAGGTGGAGATGAAGAAAATCAATAGAGAGGAGTTTTGGGAGCAGGCCAAG cgtgaagaggagctgaggaaggaggaggagaagaagaaggctgCAGAAGAGCAGCAGCGCTATGAGGAGGAGCGAATGGAGCTGGAGAAGAAGGAGCAGGAGAACCGAGAGAGGAGGTACCGCGAGAGGGAGCGGCAGATCGAGGAGCACAG GAAGAAGATGCAGGAAGAGGAGGAAGCCAGAGAGAGGTTGCGGAACCAGATCATCATA GCATCTGAACCGAGCATCGAGGAGCTTCACCTGGACAAGAAGGAGTCAGAGGTGGAG GAAGCAAAGGCCATCATTGCTCAGCGGTCGGGAAATCCTCGAGAGTTTTTTAAACAGAAGGAGAGAGCTATGACCATCAGCATCGACGCCTCGCCCGTCTCCATCCACAGGACCG gggatgacgacgacgatgactGTGATGAAATGAGCACAGAGTGTATCATGGCTGCCGTTTCGCCCATTCCTAAAATAGTCACAACACCGATTAAAGAGGACTTCAGCAGGGAGGAGGAGAATCATCGAG ATTCGAGGCCTCAGCCGGAGCAGAAACAGCCCCTACAGGAGTCAGCACCCACCAAACCCGTGCAGAGTGTCGCCCCACAGACCCATGACATCTCCGGGTTTTCTCCGTGGGAGTCCGAGACAGACAACCTGGTCGATCTGTTGGATAGCAGCTCCAACCCTACCACCAACCTTGCTCAGACCTCTCAGTCCTCCAACCTGGTAGACCTGATGGGAGACTCTGATGTGCTTCATGACGACATCCAGCCTATCGCCGCCGCTGGCAGACCTCAGCCCCTCCTCAGCTTCGACGAGGTGATTGACGGGAGCTTCTGCTCGGGCACCGGCACCGAAGACGACCCATCCAGTCTGGTGGACGTGACTGGCTCTGACCAGATGACCCTCAGCTACCAGCATGCACTGCAGCATGCCTCTGGGGAGGGGCAGGATCTGGATGATGGACAGCTGCTGATGACCAATGGGGAGACACTACTGAAAGAAGGAACACAG GCAAGTGAGGGATATTTCAGCCAATCACAGGAGGAAGAatttggccaatcagaggagtcCTCAGCTAAGCCAGCACCAATCTTTTATAACAAGCCCCCAG